DNA sequence from the Sphingomonas sp. genome:
TCCAGCCCTATGACATGGAGATGGGCGCGGGGACTTTCCACCCGGCGACCACCTTGCGCGCGCTCGGCCCCGATCCGTGGAACGCCGCCTTCGTCCAGCCCTGCCGCCGCCCGACCGACGGCCGCTATGGCGAGAATCCGAACCGGCTCCAGCATTATTACCAATATCAGGTCATCCTGAAGCCGAGCCCGAGCGACCTGCAGGAGCTCTATCTGGGCTCGCTGGCCGCGATCGGCGTGGATTTCACGAAGCACGACATCCGTTTCGTCGAGGACGATTGGGAGAGCCCCACGCTCGGCGCCTGGGGGCTGGGCTGGGAGGTCTGGTGCGACGGCATGGAGGTGACGCAGTTCACCTATTTCCAGCAGATGGGCGGTTTCGATTGCAAGCCGGTCGCGGGCGAGCTGACCTACGGGCTCGAGCGGCTCGCCATGTACATCCAGGACGTGGACAGCGTCTACGATCTCGCCTTCAACGATGCGGGCGTCACTTATGGCGACGTCTTCCACGAGAACGAGGTGCAGATGAGCACCTGGAATTTCGAGGTGGCGGACACCGAGCGCCTGTTCGACGCCTTTAAGAAGGCGACGGCGGAATGCGAATTGTGCCTGGAGCGCAAGCTGCCCATTCCCGCCTACGAGCAGGCGATCAAGGCGAGCCACGTCTTCAACCTCCTGAACGCCCGCGGCGTCATCTCGGTCGCCGAGCGCCAGGCCTATATCGGCCGCGTCCGCGATCTGGCGAAGGGGAGCTGCCAGGCCTGGATGGAGCATCAGGGGTGGGCGGCGTGAGCGATTTCCTGCTCGAGCTCCTCTCCGAGGAAATTCCCGCGCGGATGCAGGACAAGGCGCGCGCCGATCTGGCGCGGCTGTTCGCGGCGGAGCTGGAGAAGGCCGGCCTCAAGGCGGGCGGGATCGTCACCTATGCGACGCCGCGCCGCCTCGCTTTGGTCGCGCGCGATCTGCCGGGCGAGACCGAGGCGGTGTCCGAGGAAGTGAAAGGCCCCCGCGCTTCCGCCCCGCCGCAGGCGCTGGAAGGCTTCCTGCGCAAGACCGGCCTCGCGCAGGAGCAACTGGTCGAGCGCGATGGCGTGCTGTTCGCGCTGATCGAAAAGCCCGGCCGCGCCACGTCCGCCGTGCTCGCCGAGGCGATCCCCGCCATCGTGCGCGCCTTCCCCTGGCCGAAGTCGATGCGTTGGGGCGAAGCCTCGCTCTCCACCGAAAGCCTGCGCTGGGTGCGTCCCTTGCAGGGCATCGTCGCCCTGTTCGGCGACGACGTGGTCGATTTCGAGATCGCCGGCATCCGTTCCGGCGCCGCCACGCTCGGCCACCGCTTCCACCATCCCGGCCCGATCACGATCGGCGGCGCGCACGATTATGTCGAGAAGCTGCGCGCCTGCCATGTGATCGTCGATCAGGAGGAGCGGAAGGAACTGATCCGTCAGGGCGCGGCCAAGGCCGCCGGATATGCTGACGTGTTTCCCGACGAAGCCCTGGTGGCCGAAAATGCCGGGCTGACGGAATTGCCGGTGCCGCTGCTCGGAAAATTCGATCCCGCGTTCCTCGAGGTTCCGCCCGAAATCATCCAGCTCACGATGCGAATTAATCAGAAATATTTCGCATGCGGCAAGGACGGTGAACTTTGGTCGCACTTCGTGTTCGTCTCGAACATCGAATCCAGCGATCCTTCAGCTATCGTCGCCGGCAACGAGAAGGTCCTCGCCGCCCGCCTCGCCGACGCCCGCTTCTTCTGGGAGCAGGACGTGAAGGTGCCGCTGGAGCAGCAGGCGGAGAAGCTCTCGCAGATCGTCTTCCACGAAAAGCTCGGCACCGTCGCCGACAAGGTCGAGCGCGTCGCTAGGCTGGCGCGCTGGCTGGTCGAGGAGGGGATCGTAAAACCCTCTCCCCTTGCGGGAGCGTCAGGCCGCCCGTCCCCCGGACGGGCTGAGGGCAGCCGGGGGCTGTCCTCACCTGACGCTGGTCGACTCGCCGAAGGCGAGCGGGGTGAGGGAAAGGCGGGCGAAGGACAGGCCCTCACCCTCCCACCCGGCGCTGCCGGGCGGGCCCCTCCCTCTCCCGCAAGGGGAGAGGGGCTAAACCTCGCCGACCTCGCCGAACGCGCCGCGCGGCTCGCCAAGGCCGATCTCGTCACCGGCCTGGTCGGCGAGTTCCCGGAATTGCAGGGCGTCATCGGCGGCCACCTCGCCCGCGCCCAGGGCGAACCGCCGGAAGTCGCCGACGCGATCCGCGACCATTACAAGCCGGTCGGCCAGGGCGACGACGTGCCCACCGCGCCGGTCACGGTGGCGGTGAGTCTGGCGGACAAGCTGGATACTCTCGTCGGCTTCTTTACGGAGGACATGCCCCCTACTGGATCAAAGGATCCTTTTGCGCTTCGCCGCGCAATGCTGGCCTTGGTCCAAATCGTTGTGGCAAACGGCCTCCGGCTTCGCGCCAAGGACCTTTGGTTTGAGAGTCGAAGCCAGTTTATCGAGCAGATAAGAGACAAGGCAGTTGCAGATCTCTGGCCGGCTATCTTGGACAATCATGAGAGGGCTCGAGATGTGGCAGCCGAACTGGCAGCCATCGAAAAAGGACCTGTGCATCACGTTGCGGCGATCTGGCGCGAGATGGAAGAACAGGCCGGCACGCTGAGCCTTACGGAAGACCAGGCAAAGGACTTGGCCGCAGCGTACGTCGCTCGTGAGAGTCAGCTACTCTATGGATCAAGCATTCCCGTATACGATGAGCTGTCTCGGTTTCTCGCCGACCGCCTCAAGGTCCAGCAGCGCGAGGCCGGGGTCCGGCACGACCTGATCGACGCGGTGTTCGCGCTCGGCGGGGAGGACGATCTCGTCCGGCTGCTCGCGCGGGTGAAGGCGCTGCAGTCCTTCGTCGAGACGCCCGAGGGCGCCGATCTCCTCGCCGGCTACAAGCGCGCGGCGAATATCCTGAAGAAGGAGGGGTGGCCTTCCACACCCTCTCCCATTTCGGGAGAGGGTCGACTCGTCGAAGGCGAGCGGGGAGAGGGAATGGTGGGCGAGGAACAGGCCCTCACCCTCCCACCCGGCGCTGCCGGGCGGGCTCCTCCCTCTCCCGCAAGGAGAGAGGGGCAAAAAGGGAACAAATCCCTTTCCTACACGCCCGAAAATGCGGAAGCTGCCCTCATCGCCGCGCTCGATTCGGCCGGGCCGCGTGCCGAGGCAGCGGTGGCGGCAGAGGATTTCGAGGGGGCGATGGCGGCGCTGGCTTCGCTGCGCGCGCCCGTGGATGCGTTTTTCGACAAGGTGACAGTCAATGATCCCGATCCCGACAAGCGCGCCGCGCGCCTCGATCTGCTCGCCCGGATGCGCGACGCGGTGCATCGCGTCGCCGATTTCTCTCGGATCGAGGGCTGAGTCCATTTGGGAAAGAGGGGCCGCCCCCCGACGTAGCGTCAGGTTAGTCAACTTCCGGAGGGCCACGGGCCGATGAGCCAATATGTCTACCGCTTCGGCGGCGGCGTCTCGGACGGCAAGGCCGGCGACAAGGCTTTGCTCGGCGGCAAGGGCGCGAATCTCGCGGAGATGGCCTCGATCGGCCTGCCCGTCCCGCCCGGCTTCACCGTCTCGACCGAGATGTGCGACCGCTATTATGCCGAAGGCGAGCGCATCCCGGACGATGTCCGCGCCGAGATCGCCGCCGGCATCGCCCATATCGAGCAGGTGACGGGCAAGACGTTCGGCGATCCGGCCGATCCGCTGCTCGTCTCGGTCCGCTCCGGCGCGCGCGTGTCGATGCCGGGCATGATGGACACCGTGCTCAATCTCGGCCTCAACGACGAGACGGTGGCGGGCCTCGCCGCCGCGTCGGGCGATCCGCGCTTCGCCTGGGACAGCTATCGCCGCTTCGTGCACATGTACGCCAATGTCGTGATGGGCGTGCCGCACGACATGTTCGAGGAGGCGCTGGAGATCGCCAAGGAGGACAAGGGCGTCCATCTCGACACCGATCTGGGCGCCGCCGACTGGGAGAAGCTGGTCGCGCGCTACAAGGAGATCGTCGACGAGGAGCTGGGCCGGCCCTTTCCGAGCGATCCCAACGACCAGCTTTGGGGCGCGGTCGGCGCGGTGTTCGGTTCCTGGCAGGCCGACCGGGCGAAGACCTATCGCCGGCTGCACGACATCCCGAACGACTGGGGCACGGCCGTCAACGTCCAGGCCATGGTGTTCGGCAATATGGGCGAGACGAGCGCCACCGGCGTGGCCTTCACCCGCGATCCCTCGACCGGAGAGCGGGCCTATTATGGCGAATATCTGATCAACGCGCAGGGCGAGGATGTCGTCGCCGGCATCCGCACGCCGCAATATCTGACGCTGGCGGCGCGCGAGAAGGCCGGGGCCAGGGCGCCGTCGATGGAAGAGACGATGCCGGAGGTGTACGGCCAGCTCGCCGAGGTGTTCGACCGGCTCGAGCGCCATTATCGCGAGATGCAGGACATCGAGTTCACCGTCGAGCGCGGCAAGCTGTGGATGCTCCAGACCCGCACCGGCAAGCGCACCGCCAAGGCGGCGCTGAAGATCGCGGTGGACATGGCGGGCGAGGGGCTGATCTCCGAGCCCGAGGCGGTGCTGCGCGTCGATCCCGCGGCGCTCGACCAGCTTCTCCATCCGACGCTCGATCCCGACGCCCCGCGCGAGGTGATCGCCAAGGGGTTGCCCGCCTCGCCGGGCGCGGCCTGTGGGCGTGCGGTGTTCGATGCCGATACGGCCGAGAAATGGGCGGAAGCCGGCGAGAAGGTGATCCTGGTGCGGGTCGAAACCTCGCCGGAGGACATTCATGGGATGCACGCGGCGCAGGGCATCCTCACCGCGCGCGGCGGCATGACCAGCCATGCCGCCGTGGTCGCGCGCGGCATGGGCCGCCCTTGCGTCTCCGGCGCCGGTGGCCTCGCGATCGATTACAAGGCGAAGCTGATGCGCGTGGGCCAAGGCGAATCGGCCCGCGAGGTGAAGGAAGGCGATATCGTCACCCTCGACGGCGGCACCGGCGAGGTGATGCTGGGCGAGGTCCCGACCGTGCAGCCCGAGCTCAGCGGCGATTTCGGCACTTTGATGGCCTGGGCCGATGCCAGGCGCCGCCTGCGCGTGCGCACCAATGCCGAAACCCCCGCCGATTGCCGCGCCGCGCGCGAGTTCGGCGCCGAAGGGATCGGCCTGTGCCGCACCGAGCATATGTTCTTCGATGCCGAGCGGATCGCCAATGTTCGCCAGATGATCCTCGCCGACAGCGAGGCCGGCCGCCGCGCCGCGCTCGACAAATTGCTGCCCGCCCAGCGCGGCGATTTCGCGGAGATTTTCCGGATCATGGCGGGCCTGCCCGTGACCATCCGCCTGCTCGATCCGCCGCTGCATGAATTCCTGCCGCATCATGAGGAGGAATTCGCCGAGGTGGCGCGCGCCTCCGGCCTCGACATCGAAACGCTGCGCCGCCGCGCCGGCGAGCTGGCGGAGAGCAATCCGATGCTCGGCCATCGCGGCTGCCGGCTGGGCATCACCTATCCGGAAATCTACGAAATGCAGGCCCGCGCCATCTTCGAGGCCGCCGTCGCGGTGGCCGGGGAGGGCGGGGAGGCGCCGATCCCCGAGGTGATGGTGCCGCTCGTCGCCACGAAGGCGGAGCTGGCGATCATCAAGGCGCTGATCGACAGGACCGCCGAGGCGGTGTTCGCCGAAGCGGGCAGGCGCCTCGACTATCTGGTCGGCACGATGATCGAGCTGCCCCGCGCCGCCCTGCGCGCCGGGGAGATCGCCGGGGAGGCGGAGTTCTTCAGCTTCGGCACGAACGATCTGACGCAGACCGCCTTGGGCGTCAGCCGCGACGATGCCGGGCGGTTCCTCACCCATTATGTCGACAAGGGCATCTTCGCGCGCGACCCCTTCGTCAGCATCGACGTGGAGGGCGTGGGCGAGCTGATCGCCATCGCCGCCGAGCGAGGGAGGGCCGTCCGCCCCGGCCTCAAGCTCGGCATTTGCGGCGAGCATGGCGGCGATCCGGCCAGCATCGCCTTCTGCGAGGCGACGGGCCTCGATTACGTCTCCGCCTCGCCCTACCGCGTGCCGATCGCGCGGCTGGCGGCGGCGCAGGCGGCGCTCAGGGCGGGTTAGAGCGGCTCCTCGTCCCGGCGTCGGCGGGCTTCGGCTTCGTCGGCGCGCGCTTCGGCGGCATCGCGCTCGGCCTCGGTCTCCAGCCGCCGCCGCTCTTCGTCCTTGGCGGCGGCGTGGCGCAGCGTATCCATCTCGGCGCCGTCGCGCCGGAGACGCTCGTTCTCGGCCTCCACTTCCTCGCGCCGCGCCGCCTCCTCGCGGTAGCGTCGCTTCCATTTCGGGCTGGCGAGGAAGGCCATGCCGAGGAAGAGGCCGAGCAGGAAGACGAGCAGCAGCACCAGCCACTGGTCGGGCGTGAAGAAGGTCATCGCGGTCGCTCCGTCGATCGTTACGCACGATCAACGGCGCGGGCGGCGCGAGGTTCCTAGCCCGAAAGCAGCGCGTCGTTGATCGAGCAGGCCGCCGGGCCGAGGATGACGATGAACAGCACCGGCAGGATGAACAGGATCAGCGGCACGGTCATGATCGCCGGCAGGCGCGCGGCCTTCTCCTCGGCGCGCATCATCCGCTCGTTGCGGAATTCGGCCGAAAGCACGCGCAGCGCGCTGGCCAGCGGCGTGCCGTATTTCTCGGTCTGGATCATCGTGGTGACGACGCCCCGGATCGAATCGAGGTCGATGCGCGCCGCCAGATTCTCGAAGGCCAGGCGCCGTTCGGTGAGGAAGCCCAGCTCGATCGAGGTCAGCGCGAATTCGTCGCCCAGCTCCGGATAGGCCTTGCCTAGCTCCTTGGCGACACGGCCGAAGGCGGCGTCGACGGTAAGGCCCGCTTCGGCGCAGATGACGAGCAGGTCGAGCGCGTCGGGCAGGCCCTTGCGGATCGCTGCGGTGCGCTTGTCGACCTTGTTCTTGATGTAGAGATCGGGCGCCTTGTAGGACAGCAGCAGCGTGCCCGCGACGAGCGCATATTTCTTGAACGCGCCCCATTCCGGAAACCAGTCCAGCACATAGACGCCGACAATGGCGACGCTGCCGAACACGATCGGCAGCACCAGCCGGCCGAAGATCACGACAAAGGCGAGGTCCTTGGAGCGGATGCCGGCCTGCATCAGCTGGCGCTGCGCCTTCAGCACCTGCTCTTCTTGGAGCATCTGCAGCGAGGACAGGAAGTTGCGGACCTTGTCCGCGACTTCGTTGCGGTTGGTGATATTCTTGCGCCGCTTGGAGGTGGAGGCGACGATGCCGGCCTTCAGCTGCTCGCGCCGCTCGTTAAGCGCGCGCACGCGCTTGGCCATCGGATCGCGCACCGTGGTCGCGGTGTAGAGCGCCACCAGGACGAAGAAGGTCGCCACGGCGGCGAGCCCGCTCGCCACCATCGTGATGTCGATGCCCATGATCGTCGGACCGGTCGCAGGTGCCATGATCTTCGCGCGCCCCTCAAATCTCGAAATTGATCATCTTGGCCATGATGAACGCGCCGATGCCCATCCACACGATGCCGCCCGCGCCGGTGATCATCAGCCGCGGATCGACGAAGAAATTCTGCATGTAGCTGCCGTTGATGAACCAGATCAGCCCGAACACGATGAAGGGCAGCGCGCCGATAATGTAGGCGGATGCCTTGGATTCCGACGACATGGCGCGGATCTTCAGCTTCATCGCGGCGCGCTTGCGCAGCACGTCGGCGAGGTTCGACAGCGTTTCGGCGAGGTTGCCGCCCGTCTCGCGCTGGATCTGCAGCGAGATGACGAAGAACTGGAATTCCGGCGTGCCGAGCCGGTCCGCCGTATCCTGGAGCGCCGCTTCCATCGTCCGCCCGATCTTCATCTTGTCGGCAACGGTACGAAACTCGATCCCGACCGGATCGGGCAGCTCGTTGCCGACGACACCGATCGTTTCTGAGATGGGCAGGCCCGAGCGCAGGCCGCGCACCATCAGCTCGATCGCGTCCGGGAAATTGTTGGTGAACTGCGCGACCCGCCGCTTGATCAGGAAGCCGACGACCATGTGCGGCAGGCCGACGCCGGCGAGCAGCCCGACCGGCAACGCAAATGTCGCCGGCAATCCGCGCAGGACGAGAAACAGCAGCACCGCAATGGCGATGCCGGCCGAAGCGATCACATATTGGGCCAGTGTCCACGGCCGCCCGGTCTGCTCGAGCCTGAGCCGCAACAGCGCCGGATTGGGAATGAACCGCTGGGCGAAGCTATCGACCTTGTTCTGGCGGGCGGCGAAGATGCGCTTCATCTGCGCCTGGGCGGCGACCTCGGACGATTTGGAATAACGCTCGCGCACGCCTTCGAGCCGCTTGGCCTGCGCGCGCGCCGCCGACGGCCCGGAAAAGGCCGCGACCAGCATCAACAGCGTCACCGCCGCGCCGCCGAGCAGGACCAGCATCGAGAAACCGGGCATCATGCCTCCTCGCGTCCAGGGCCGTCCGCCGACGTCAGGCGGCCGCCGCGTCCTTGGGCTTCTTCGCCATCAGCGCCTTGATATTGCCGAGCTTGCCCAGCAGCGAACCGCCAGCGGCCGCCTCCGAACTCTCCTCGCCGCCAGCCTGTTCAAGCGTAAACGTGAGAATCTGATTGAGCGGCTGCGACAATTTCGACGCATTGGTGGCCTTGGCGAGCGGCTGGCCGAGCTTGGCGGCCTGCATCGCCGCCTTGGGATCGAACGGGATGACCACATCCACCTTGCGCTCGATCGAATGTTCGAAATCCTTGCGGGTCACCTCCTGGCCGGACGACAGGGCCTTGTTGGCGACGACGACGACCTTCGCCTGCGGCGCGTTCGTCTTCAGCCAGGACAGAATGCGGATCGCATCGCGCGTCGCGGCGAGCGTGAACTCGACGACCAGCACCACCACCTGCACGTCATTGAGAAGGTGCGGGAACTGGACCAGCATCGCACGCGGCATGTCGATCACCGTGCCTTCGAAAGCATGGCGAATCTCTTCCTCGAGCTGGAAGAAGGCGGAGCCGTCGCTCAGCATCGACTGGTTGATCGGCGCCTCGGCGGAGAGCACGCAGAGCTTGTCATTGGCGCGCACCATCGCGCGTTCGATGAACAGGCCGTCGATACGGCTCGGATTCTCGATCGCGTCGGTGAGGCCGCGACCCGGCTCCAGATCGAGCCCGAGCGCGCCGGTGCCGAAATGCAGGTCGAGATCCAGCAACGCCGTCGAGCGGCCGGCCTTGTCGCCCATCAGCCAGGCCAGCGACGAGGCGATGGTCGATGCGCCGACGCCGCCGCGCGTGCCGACAACGGCGGCCATGACGTTCGGCTTTTCGCTCACCGCTTCGTTGAGCCGGGGCCCCGAGATGGTGAGCTGGGCATTGGCGAAGGCATCGCGCAGCTGATCGGGCGAAAAGGGCTTCAACAGATAATCCTGGATGCCGCTGGCGACCAGATCGCGATAGAGGCGCACGTCGTTGACCTGGCCCGCCGCGATGACGACGGTGCCCGGCTCGCACACTTCGGCGAGCGCGTTGATGTCGCTCAACGGATCGCCGCTTTCAGAAAGATCCACGAACAGGATGCTGGGACTCGCCGAGACGGACAGCGTCTGCACGGCGTTCCTGAGACCACCCTTGTTGACCTTCTCCGGCGACCAGCCGTGCTCGACCGCGATCGGCCGCAGCAGATCGGCGGTGGCCTCGTCGCAGACGAAAGCGGTGAAGGGATCGCGAAGCGATGCCGCGCGCGCGGCGCTGAAGGGCGCGTTCATTACTGGTTCCCACCCTGCGTTGTGGAGGTTTGCTGAAGACCCTGGGTGCCGGTCGGCTGGCCTTCGCGGTAGACGCGAATGGCGCGCGACGCGGTCCGGCCGGTCCCGTTGGCCGAAGCATCGCGGCCGACCACCAGATCGTCCGGATTGGCGATCATCGCCGCCAGGTTCGAATTGACCGCGCAACCGAAGTTGCTGGACGTGCCCTGCGGCGCCAGCATGCCGTTGCCTTCCGCATCCCAATTGGGACAGCCCGGCACATTCGCCGTCGAACGGCTGGCGACCACGCGGACCGATCCGGCCGGAACGGCACCGGCGGTCACCGGTGCGCCATCGGCGAGCAGCAGGCCGTAGCGGGCGGCCACGCGGGCAACGTCCGCACGGGCGTTCGGCGCGGCGTAGCCGGTGCCTTCGTCGACGGCGATGCTATCTCCGTAGCGCAGCCCGATCGAGCGAAACCAGCCATCGAGTCGATCGAGCTCCCCGGCGGAAACGCCATTGCCGGCGACGGCCACGTCGAACACGAAATCGGTGCGCTGCACGATCGGTTGATGGACCGAATAAATGCTCGGATTGTTGGTCGCCGAGAGCGGGCCGGTGGTCGGCGCGCAGGCGGCGGCGCCCAGCCCGAGCACTGTAATGGCAGCGAAGGTCGTGAGGCGAGACATGATCGTTACGTCCTTTCGAGCGCGGGCGGTCATCAGAAATCGAAGCCGGGCTGGGCCGACGGG
Encoded proteins:
- a CDS encoding glycine--tRNA ligase subunit alpha → MALSFQQLILTLHHYWSDRGCVILQPYDMEMGAGTFHPATTLRALGPDPWNAAFVQPCRRPTDGRYGENPNRLQHYYQYQVILKPSPSDLQELYLGSLAAIGVDFTKHDIRFVEDDWESPTLGAWGLGWEVWCDGMEVTQFTYFQQMGGFDCKPVAGELTYGLERLAMYIQDVDSVYDLAFNDAGVTYGDVFHENEVQMSTWNFEVADTERLFDAFKKATAECELCLERKLPIPAYEQAIKASHVFNLLNARGVISVAERQAYIGRVRDLAKGSCQAWMEHQGWAA
- the glyS gene encoding glycine--tRNA ligase subunit beta, with product MSDFLLELLSEEIPARMQDKARADLARLFAAELEKAGLKAGGIVTYATPRRLALVARDLPGETEAVSEEVKGPRASAPPQALEGFLRKTGLAQEQLVERDGVLFALIEKPGRATSAVLAEAIPAIVRAFPWPKSMRWGEASLSTESLRWVRPLQGIVALFGDDVVDFEIAGIRSGAATLGHRFHHPGPITIGGAHDYVEKLRACHVIVDQEERKELIRQGAAKAAGYADVFPDEALVAENAGLTELPVPLLGKFDPAFLEVPPEIIQLTMRINQKYFACGKDGELWSHFVFVSNIESSDPSAIVAGNEKVLAARLADARFFWEQDVKVPLEQQAEKLSQIVFHEKLGTVADKVERVARLARWLVEEGIVKPSPLAGASGRPSPGRAEGSRGLSSPDAGRLAEGERGEGKAGEGQALTLPPGAAGRAPPSPARGEGLNLADLAERAARLAKADLVTGLVGEFPELQGVIGGHLARAQGEPPEVADAIRDHYKPVGQGDDVPTAPVTVAVSLADKLDTLVGFFTEDMPPTGSKDPFALRRAMLALVQIVVANGLRLRAKDLWFESRSQFIEQIRDKAVADLWPAILDNHERARDVAAELAAIEKGPVHHVAAIWREMEEQAGTLSLTEDQAKDLAAAYVARESQLLYGSSIPVYDELSRFLADRLKVQQREAGVRHDLIDAVFALGGEDDLVRLLARVKALQSFVETPEGADLLAGYKRAANILKKEGWPSTPSPISGEGRLVEGERGEGMVGEEQALTLPPGAAGRAPPSPARREGQKGNKSLSYTPENAEAALIAALDSAGPRAEAAVAAEDFEGAMAALASLRAPVDAFFDKVTVNDPDPDKRAARLDLLARMRDAVHRVADFSRIEG
- the ppdK gene encoding pyruvate, phosphate dikinase; translation: MSQYVYRFGGGVSDGKAGDKALLGGKGANLAEMASIGLPVPPGFTVSTEMCDRYYAEGERIPDDVRAEIAAGIAHIEQVTGKTFGDPADPLLVSVRSGARVSMPGMMDTVLNLGLNDETVAGLAAASGDPRFAWDSYRRFVHMYANVVMGVPHDMFEEALEIAKEDKGVHLDTDLGAADWEKLVARYKEIVDEELGRPFPSDPNDQLWGAVGAVFGSWQADRAKTYRRLHDIPNDWGTAVNVQAMVFGNMGETSATGVAFTRDPSTGERAYYGEYLINAQGEDVVAGIRTPQYLTLAAREKAGARAPSMEETMPEVYGQLAEVFDRLERHYREMQDIEFTVERGKLWMLQTRTGKRTAKAALKIAVDMAGEGLISEPEAVLRVDPAALDQLLHPTLDPDAPREVIAKGLPASPGAACGRAVFDADTAEKWAEAGEKVILVRVETSPEDIHGMHAAQGILTARGGMTSHAAVVARGMGRPCVSGAGGLAIDYKAKLMRVGQGESAREVKEGDIVTLDGGTGEVMLGEVPTVQPELSGDFGTLMAWADARRRLRVRTNAETPADCRAAREFGAEGIGLCRTEHMFFDAERIANVRQMILADSEAGRRAALDKLLPAQRGDFAEIFRIMAGLPVTIRLLDPPLHEFLPHHEEEFAEVARASGLDIETLRRRAGELAESNPMLGHRGCRLGITYPEIYEMQARAIFEAAVAVAGEGGEAPIPEVMVPLVATKAELAIIKALIDRTAEAVFAEAGRRLDYLVGTMIELPRAALRAGEIAGEAEFFSFGTNDLTQTALGVSRDDAGRFLTHYVDKGIFARDPFVSIDVEGVGELIAIAAERGRAVRPGLKLGICGEHGGDPASIAFCEATGLDYVSASPYRVPIARLAAAQAALRAG
- a CDS encoding type II secretion system F family protein: MAPATGPTIMGIDITMVASGLAAVATFFVLVALYTATTVRDPMAKRVRALNERREQLKAGIVASTSKRRKNITNRNEVADKVRNFLSSLQMLQEEQVLKAQRQLMQAGIRSKDLAFVVIFGRLVLPIVFGSVAIVGVYVLDWFPEWGAFKKYALVAGTLLLSYKAPDLYIKNKVDKRTAAIRKGLPDALDLLVICAEAGLTVDAAFGRVAKELGKAYPELGDEFALTSIELGFLTERRLAFENLAARIDLDSIRGVVTTMIQTEKYGTPLASALRVLSAEFRNERMMRAEEKAARLPAIMTVPLILFILPVLFIVILGPAACSINDALLSG
- a CDS encoding type II secretion system F family protein, coding for MPGFSMLVLLGGAAVTLLMLVAAFSGPSAARAQAKRLEGVRERYSKSSEVAAQAQMKRIFAARQNKVDSFAQRFIPNPALLRLRLEQTGRPWTLAQYVIASAGIAIAVLLFLVLRGLPATFALPVGLLAGVGLPHMVVGFLIKRRVAQFTNNFPDAIELMVRGLRSGLPISETIGVVGNELPDPVGIEFRTVADKMKIGRTMEAALQDTADRLGTPEFQFFVISLQIQRETGGNLAETLSNLADVLRKRAAMKLKIRAMSSESKASAYIIGALPFIVFGLIWFINGSYMQNFFVDPRLMITGAGGIVWMGIGAFIMAKMINFEI
- a CDS encoding pilus assembly protein CpaE; translation: MNAPFSAARAASLRDPFTAFVCDEATADLLRPIAVEHGWSPEKVNKGGLRNAVQTLSVSASPSILFVDLSESGDPLSDINALAEVCEPGTVVIAAGQVNDVRLYRDLVASGIQDYLLKPFSPDQLRDAFANAQLTISGPRLNEAVSEKPNVMAAVVGTRGGVGASTIASSLAWLMGDKAGRSTALLDLDLHFGTGALGLDLEPGRGLTDAIENPSRIDGLFIERAMVRANDKLCVLSAEAPINQSMLSDGSAFFQLEEEIRHAFEGTVIDMPRAMLVQFPHLLNDVQVVVLVVEFTLAATRDAIRILSWLKTNAPQAKVVVVANKALSSGQEVTRKDFEHSIERKVDVVIPFDPKAAMQAAKLGQPLAKATNASKLSQPLNQILTFTLEQAGGEESSEAAAGGSLLGKLGNIKALMAKKPKDAAAA
- a CDS encoding pilus assembly protein CpaD, which gives rise to MTVLGLGAAACAPTTGPLSATNNPSIYSVHQPIVQRTDFVFDVAVAGNGVSAGELDRLDGWFRSIGLRYGDSIAVDEGTGYAAPNARADVARVAARYGLLLADGAPVTAGAVPAGSVRVVASRSTANVPGCPNWDAEGNGMLAPQGTSSNFGCAVNSNLAAMIANPDDLVVGRDASANGTGRTASRAIRVYREGQPTGTQGLQQTSTTQGGNQ